ATTAGAAAGACAAACAAGTAAATCCACACCCCATCGAGGAAATGCCAAAACTGGCTGCCTATCTCAATGCCCAGGGTATTACCGTTGTCGTACTTGCCGCGCAGGCCGTTGAACATCATGTACAGCAGACTGATGAATCCGAAAGCGACGTGCACCAAGTGGGCGATCACGATCACATATAGAAAACTTCCGGCGGCATTGGAACTTTCGCCCGTAAAATACACTCCGCCATTGATGAGTACCTCGAAGCTGGCGAATTGGAAGTAGGTGAAGACAAGGCCCAGCACCAGCGTCAGCGCCAACCCCAACAGCATATTATTTCGGTTCTGTGCCTTAGCGGCACGAAGCGCAAATATCATCGTCACAGAACTCAGTACGATGGCAATGGTACTGTACCACATTTCTGAAGGTAGATCGAACACGATCCAGTTGCCCTCGGCGCGGCGCACAATATAACCCGATGTCAATCCGGCAAACAACATGGCCATACTCACCATGCCGATCCACAACATCGGCTTGGCGGCTTTTTTTCTTTGTTCTTTTAAGACGGAATCAACCATTGTTCTTTGATTCAGTAAACCATGGACCGTGAACCGTGGACCGTGAATTTCTACTTATCGGAAATCCCATGTTCATGGTTCGCGGTTCATGGTTCATGGTTCATGGTTCATGGTTCATGGCATTACACCAAACTATCAACCACATATATGATTTGCACCACGGGCATATAAA
The nucleotide sequence above comes from Flavobacteriales bacterium. Encoded proteins:
- a CDS encoding cytochrome c oxidase subunit 3, producing the protein MVDSVLKEQRKKAAKPMLWIGMVSMAMLFAGLTSGYIVRRAEGNWIVFDLPSEMWYSTIAIVLSSVTMIFALRAAKAQNRNNMLLGLALTLVLGLVFTYFQFASFEVLINGGVYFTGESSNAAGSFLYVIVIAHLVHVAFGFISLLYMMFNGLRGKYDNGNTLGIEIGSQFWHFLDGVWIYLFVFLMLVR